A single window of Microtus ochrogaster isolate Prairie Vole_2 unplaced genomic scaffold, MicOch1.0 UNK137, whole genome shotgun sequence DNA harbors:
- the Dazl gene encoding deleted in azoospermia-like, with protein MRVQEGNQAAGHLNPKQLCYNGSTEEAAGGDASSRLAWAGYRANPFPGNSNECVGSHFAYVSATASESPNAAVSREASTQSSSAATSQGYVLPEGKIMPNTVFVGGIDVRMDETEIRSFFARYGSVKEVKIITDRTGVSKGYGFVSFYNDVDVQKIVESQINFHGKKLKLGPAIRKQNLCTYHVQPRPLIFNPPPPPQFQSVWSSPNAETYMQPPTMMNPITQYVQAYPPYPSSPVQVITGYQLPVYNYQMPPQWPAGEQRSYVIPPAYTTVNYHCGEVDSGTEVLSNECSVHEASPASGNGSQKKSVDRSIQTVVSCLFNPENRLRNSLVTQDDYFKDKRVHHFRRSRAVLKSDHLC; from the exons ATGCGCGTGCAGGAGGGGAACCAGGCAGCTGGCCACCTGAACCCAAAGCAACTCTGCTACAATGGCAGCACAGAGGAGGCTGCCGGAGGAGATGcgagttctaggctagcttggGCGGGCTACAGAGCCAACCCCTTCCCGGGGAACAGTAACGAGTGTGTTGGTAGCCATTTCGCATATGTT TCTGCCACAGCTTCTGAGTCTCCAAATGCAGCTGTCTCCAGGGAGGCCAGCACCCAGTCTTCATCAGCAGCCACCAGTCAAGGATATGTTTTGCCAGAAGGCAAAATCATGCCAAACACTGTTTTTGTTGGTGGAATTGATGTTAGG ATGGATGAAACCGAAATTAGGAGTTTCTTTGCCAGATATGGCTCAGTAAAAGAAGTGAAGATAATCACTGATCGAACTGGTGTGTCGAAGGG CTatggatttgtttcattttataatgacGTGGATGTGCAGAAGATAGTAGAA TCACAGATAAATTTTCATGGTAAAAAGCTGAAACTGGGCCCTGCAATCAGGAAACAAAATTTAT gtaCTTATCATGTGCAGCCACGTCCTTTGATTTTtaatcctcctcctccaccacagtTTCAGAGTGTTTGGAGTAGTCCAAATGctgagacatacatgcagcctcCAACCATGATGAATCCTATAACTCAGTATGTTCAG GCATACCCTCCTTATCCAAGTTCACCAGTTCAGGTCATCACTGGGTATCAGCTGCCAGTTTATAATTATCag atgCCACCGCAGTGGCCGGCTGGGGAACAGAGGAGTTATGTTATACCACCG GCTTATACAACTGTTAACTACCATTGCGGTGAAGTTGACTCAGGAACTGAAGTTTTGTCAAATGAATGTTCAGTTCATGAAGCTTCTCCAGCCTCTGGAAATGGCTCACAAAAG AAGTCTGTGGACCGAAGCATACAGACGGTGGTCTCTTGTCTATTTAACCCCGAGAACAGACTGAGAAATTCTCTTGTTACTCAAGATGATTACTTCAAG GATAAAAGAGTGCATCATTTTAGAAGAAGCCGGGCAGTCCTTAAATCTGATCATCTCTGCTAA